A region from the uncultured Macellibacteroides sp. genome encodes:
- a CDS encoding SDR family oxidoreductase codes for MDKYVLITGGTKGIGKAVAFCLAASGYDLLLTYSSDFQVAEETRKGLLGKFDVDVRILKADITNFKSISIIEDYLEEQSLELFSVVFNAGLTCRDSFEQLSFTAWEEVFFANVHFPVFLMQRIVSKMRKGGCVVFTGSLMGIEPHSVSLAYGVSKSAVHALVKNMVKFFVPYDLRVNAVAPGFVDTEWQLNKPEEIRRNIERKVSLGRFCHPDELAEVYKMLIENNYFNGEIVVCDGGYSYK; via the coding sequence ATGGATAAATATGTTCTGATTACCGGGGGTACAAAAGGCATAGGTAAAGCAGTCGCTTTTTGTCTGGCAGCTTCCGGGTATGATTTGCTTTTAACGTATTCTTCTGATTTTCAAGTGGCCGAAGAGACCAGGAAAGGCCTACTTGGTAAGTTTGATGTCGATGTACGCATTTTAAAAGCAGATATTACGAATTTCAAATCTATTTCCATTATTGAAGATTATCTTGAAGAACAGTCTCTTGAGTTGTTCTCTGTTGTCTTTAATGCAGGGCTGACTTGTCGTGATTCTTTTGAACAGCTTTCTTTTACAGCTTGGGAAGAGGTCTTTTTTGCAAATGTACATTTTCCGGTTTTTCTGATGCAACGGATTGTGTCAAAAATGCGTAAAGGCGGATGTGTTGTGTTTACAGGTTCTTTAATGGGAATCGAGCCTCATTCAGTTTCTCTGGCATATGGAGTTTCAAAATCGGCTGTTCATGCATTAGTGAAAAATATGGTTAAGTTTTTTGTCCCATACGATTTACGCGTAAATGCAGTAGCTCCGGGTTTCGTAGATACAGAATGGCAGCTAAATAAACCAGAAGAAATACGTCGGAACATTGAACGAAAAGTATCGTTGGGCCGTTTCTGCCACCCTGATGAATTAGCTGAAGTATATAAAATGTTGATTGAGAATAATTATTTTAATGGAGAGATAGTCGTTTGTGATGGCGGCTATTCTTATAAATAA
- the pdxA gene encoding 4-hydroxythreonine-4-phosphate dehydrogenase PdxA: MEERLIRVGITHGDINGIGYEVILKTFSDLRIADLCTPIIYGSSKIAAYHRKALDLQPVNISIISQAEEAGLNRINIINCADEEAKVELGKSTAVAGEAAFKALEAAVNDLKRGVIDVLVTAPINKHNIQNDQFHFPGHTEYLEEAFGGPGKKALMILMSNNLRVALVTGHVPLSEVAALITKEDIKAKLSIFNQSLKQDFGIVKPRIAVLSLNPHAGDAGLLGKEEEAIIIPAMEEMDKQGVLTFGPYPADGFFGSQNYDKFDGILAMYHDQGLAPFKALAMEEGVNYTAGLPIVRTSPAHGTAYDIAGQNIASEDSFRQALYTALDIYRCRKFYREATSNPLRKQYFDKGGDNEKLDLTKDDVVDSI, translated from the coding sequence ATGGAAGAAAGATTGATCAGAGTGGGTATTACGCACGGTGATATTAATGGAATAGGTTATGAGGTGATTTTAAAAACCTTTTCCGATTTACGGATAGCTGATCTATGTACGCCGATAATATATGGTTCTTCAAAAATTGCGGCTTATCACCGTAAGGCTCTCGATTTACAGCCTGTTAATATTAGCATAATTAGTCAGGCCGAAGAGGCAGGGCTAAACCGGATTAATATCATTAATTGTGCTGACGAAGAAGCAAAGGTTGAGTTGGGTAAGTCAACCGCAGTAGCCGGAGAAGCTGCATTTAAAGCCCTTGAAGCTGCTGTAAACGATTTAAAAAGAGGAGTAATTGATGTTCTTGTTACAGCACCGATAAATAAACACAATATACAGAACGATCAGTTTCATTTTCCAGGCCATACGGAATACCTTGAAGAGGCATTTGGCGGACCAGGAAAGAAAGCTCTTATGATATTGATGAGCAACAATCTTCGCGTAGCATTAGTTACAGGACATGTTCCTCTTTCTGAGGTAGCGGCATTAATTACTAAAGAAGATATAAAGGCTAAGCTTTCTATATTTAATCAGTCCCTGAAGCAAGATTTTGGGATTGTGAAACCAAGGATAGCTGTTTTATCTTTAAATCCTCATGCAGGCGATGCCGGACTTCTTGGTAAGGAAGAAGAAGCTATTATTATTCCGGCTATGGAAGAAATGGATAAGCAAGGTGTATTAACATTTGGGCCTTATCCTGCCGACGGATTCTTTGGTTCTCAGAATTATGATAAATTTGATGGTATTCTGGCCATGTATCACGATCAGGGCCTTGCTCCTTTTAAAGCACTGGCTATGGAAGAAGGAGTAAATTATACTGCAGGATTACCAATTGTCAGAACTTCTCCGGCTCATGGAACAGCCTATGATATAGCAGGACAGAATATAGCTTCGGAAGATTCGTTCCGTCAGGCTTTGTATACTGCGTTGGATATTTATCGTTGCAGAAAATTTTATCGGGAAGCTACTTCTAATCCGTTAAGAAAGCAATATTTTGACAAGGGTGGCGATAATGAAAAGCTAGATTTGACAAAAGATGACGTTGTAGACAGTATTTAA
- a CDS encoding DUF4837 family protein has product MKTISLFFSMMLLVICMSACKGGPTVSKATGSPGDLIVVMKKSSWTGPAGLALKDLLSSDVPGLTQPEPVMNVSYTEPKHFDRMLQMVRNILVVEIDPTMYTKATMKYSEDRWARGQVILKLQAPDAASLELYITNNGKSIIDFFVKTELNRSIKLLDKTYSSYAFNKVKELFDVELKAPESMKYYKDTTDFFWTSNNSGEGRRDIIIYSFPYTDKNTFTKEYLLAKRDSVLKANIPGSFENSYMTTETRFGVNYNPITVKGKYCAEIRGLWKMVGDMMGGPFVSHARLDEKNQRVVVVEGFVYAPEKDKRNLIRQVEASLYTLKLPGEFDQKSEEPIQTEVE; this is encoded by the coding sequence ATGAAAACGATTTCTTTGTTTTTCAGTATGATGTTGCTCGTCATATGTATGAGTGCCTGTAAAGGAGGTCCAACTGTATCCAAAGCTACGGGTTCACCTGGAGATCTAATTGTTGTAATGAAAAAGAGTTCATGGACTGGTCCAGCGGGTCTTGCTTTAAAAGATTTACTTTCGTCAGATGTTCCGGGATTAACACAGCCAGAACCAGTTATGAATGTTTCTTATACGGAACCAAAGCATTTTGACAGAATGCTTCAGATGGTTAGAAATATACTTGTGGTCGAGATCGATCCAACTATGTATACAAAAGCTACTATGAAATATTCTGAAGATAGATGGGCAAGGGGCCAGGTGATTCTGAAATTGCAGGCACCGGATGCTGCATCTCTCGAATTATATATAACTAATAATGGTAAATCAATAATTGATTTTTTTGTAAAAACCGAACTAAACAGATCTATTAAATTGTTGGATAAAACATATAGTAGTTATGCGTTTAATAAAGTCAAAGAACTCTTTGATGTTGAACTAAAAGCTCCTGAATCAATGAAATATTATAAAGATACAACTGATTTCTTTTGGACTTCAAATAATTCAGGAGAAGGTAGGCGTGATATTATTATCTATTCATTTCCCTATACGGATAAAAATACTTTTACAAAAGAGTATCTTTTGGCAAAACGTGATTCAGTTTTAAAAGCAAACATTCCAGGGTCGTTTGAGAATTCATATATGACTACAGAAACTCGTTTTGGGGTTAATTATAATCCAATCACGGTTAAAGGTAAGTATTGTGCAGAAATACGAGGTCTTTGGAAAATGGTTGGCGATATGATGGGAGGTCCTTTTGTTAGTCATGCCCGTTTGGATGAGAAGAATCAGCGTGTTGTTGTGGTTGAAGGATTTGTTTATGCACCAGAAAAAGATAAGAGGAATTTAATACGTCAGGTTGAAGCTTCTCTATATACATTGAAGTTACCTGGTGAGTTTGACCAGAAATCAGAAGAACCGATACAAACGGAAGTTGAGTAA
- the rlmN gene encoding 23S rRNA (adenine(2503)-C(2))-methyltransferase RlmN — MDAKRRLLGMTLRELKDVASEFSLPAYASQQIADWLYKKRVKSISEMTNISASKRLLLEKIYEVGLIPPSESMKSVDGTIKYLFPVAAGRFVEAVYIPDEDRATLCVSSQIGCKMNCSFCMTGRQGFNGNLTSSDILNQIQAIPEFDSLTNIVFMGMGEPLDNVGELFKALEILTSSYGYGWSPKRITVSTIGVAKGLERFLAESDCHLAVSMHSPFPSERLSIMPVEKAFPIKEVIDKIKQYDFTHQRRVSFEYIMFDGLNDDLKHAEGVAKLVAGLSCRINLIRFHAIPDSPLKSSNTANMNAFRDALTKKGIVCTIRSSRGEDIFAACGMLSTAKKEQKL; from the coding sequence ATGGATGCAAAAAGACGATTATTAGGAATGACATTGAGAGAGCTGAAAGATGTGGCTTCAGAATTTAGTCTTCCGGCTTATGCTTCGCAACAGATAGCAGATTGGTTATATAAAAAACGAGTGAAGTCTATCTCGGAAATGACTAATATTTCTGCATCGAAAAGACTTTTACTTGAAAAAATATATGAAGTTGGATTGATTCCTCCATCAGAGTCTATGAAGTCGGTTGATGGAACCATCAAATATCTATTTCCGGTTGCTGCAGGCCGATTTGTAGAAGCTGTTTATATTCCAGACGAAGATAGGGCAACATTATGTGTTTCCTCTCAAATAGGGTGTAAAATGAATTGTTCATTTTGCATGACTGGTCGTCAGGGTTTTAATGGGAATCTCACATCATCGGATATTCTTAATCAGATACAGGCTATACCCGAATTTGATTCTTTAACCAATATCGTTTTTATGGGTATGGGAGAACCACTTGATAATGTGGGTGAATTATTTAAAGCTCTTGAGATTCTAACGTCCTCTTATGGATATGGTTGGAGTCCAAAACGAATTACAGTTTCAACCATTGGTGTTGCTAAAGGTCTCGAACGTTTTCTTGCAGAAAGTGATTGTCACCTTGCAGTGAGTATGCACTCTCCTTTTCCTTCTGAACGATTGTCAATTATGCCAGTAGAAAAGGCTTTTCCAATAAAAGAAGTAATTGATAAAATTAAACAGTATGATTTTACTCATCAACGTAGAGTGTCATTTGAGTACATAATGTTTGATGGTTTAAATGATGATTTAAAACATGCAGAAGGAGTCGCAAAACTTGTTGCAGGACTCTCTTGTAGAATTAATCTGATTCGTTTTCATGCTATTCCAGACTCTCCGCTTAAAAGTTCAAATACAGCTAATATGAATGCTTTTCGTGATGCTTTGACAAAAAAAGGAATAGTTTGTACAATTCGTTCGTCAAGAGGGGAAGATATTTTTGCTGCGTGCGGTATGTTGTCTACAGCAAAAAAAGAGCAAAAGCTTTAA
- a CDS encoding adenylyltransferase/cytidyltransferase family protein, producing MFKNKTIVYTSGTFDMFHYNHLRMINYARSLADILIVGVSTDELVSSYKPHPIIPFTERLQIIEALKTPDIVIPQHSLDHSEIVKKLNIDAFVVGDDWFGKYDYLEDLGVQVFYFPYGTGVSSSNLKKTIHDSYEANLHSQQKAKPVTVKHEKE from the coding sequence ATGTTCAAAAATAAAACGATAGTCTACACTTCAGGAACATTTGATATGTTTCATTATAATCACCTCAGAATGATTAACTATGCCAGAAGTCTGGCAGATATTTTAATTGTTGGAGTTAGTACAGATGAACTTGTATCGTCTTATAAACCTCATCCAATTATTCCATTTACTGAACGCTTGCAAATCATCGAAGCTCTTAAAACACCTGATATAGTTATACCTCAACATTCGTTGGATCATAGTGAAATCGTGAAAAAGCTTAATATAGATGCATTTGTCGTTGGAGACGATTGGTTTGGTAAGTATGATTACTTGGAAGATCTTGGAGTTCAGGTTTTTTATTTTCCGTATGGGACCGGGGTTTCTTCTTCAAATTTAAAAAAAACTATACACGATAGCTACGAGGCTAATTTACATTCTCAGCAAAAAGCCAAACCGGTGACTGTAAAGCACGAAAAAGAATAG
- a CDS encoding lysylphosphatidylglycerol synthase transmembrane domain-containing protein, translating into MTNQTNVIRNIFFALGVLVIFLMAYSLGFDVIYSNLLNTGWWFAAILGIWVFVYLINAISFHIIIRDGSEESRKIRFIRTLKLVISGYAINYTTPIGLLGGEPYRILELKPALGTKKATSVVLLYAMMHFVSHLILWLLCVPLLLLSAENISLGVQIVLWCILGGSLGLIYWSFKVYKTGIIGRLLTLGSHIPFVRSRIKEYAIRKQEHVAELDQLIANLYNNRKKSFYASLLAELSSRLVACLEVYIMIYSVGQNITYVQSVVIVGFASLFANLLFFSPMQLGTREGGYALALKSLAITSGIGVYVSLCTRIRELFWIAVGVAIMKYKSLK; encoded by the coding sequence ATGACAAATCAAACTAATGTAATTCGAAATATTTTTTTTGCTCTTGGAGTTCTGGTCATTTTTTTAATGGCTTACTCATTAGGCTTTGATGTTATTTACAGTAATCTGTTAAATACAGGTTGGTGGTTTGCTGCTATTCTGGGAATTTGGGTTTTTGTATATTTAATAAATGCAATTTCTTTTCATATAATCATCCGTGATGGAAGTGAAGAGTCGAGAAAAATCCGGTTTATTCGAACTCTTAAGCTTGTAATTAGCGGGTACGCTATTAATTATACAACACCAATTGGATTGCTTGGAGGTGAACCTTATCGTATATTGGAGCTTAAACCAGCATTAGGAACTAAAAAAGCTACATCAGTTGTCTTGCTCTATGCTATGATGCATTTTGTTTCCCACCTTATACTTTGGCTTCTATGCGTCCCGCTGCTATTACTTTCTGCGGAAAATATAAGCTTAGGGGTTCAGATCGTGTTATGGTGTATTTTAGGTGGATCTTTAGGGTTGATTTATTGGTCGTTTAAAGTATATAAAACCGGAATTATAGGGCGATTGCTAACTTTGGGTTCTCACATCCCATTTGTAAGAAGTCGAATTAAAGAATATGCAATAAGAAAACAAGAGCATGTGGCCGAACTGGATCAGCTGATTGCTAATTTATATAATAATAGAAAAAAATCTTTTTATGCATCTCTTTTAGCTGAATTATCATCAAGATTAGTGGCGTGTCTGGAAGTGTATATTATGATCTATTCTGTTGGACAAAACATAACATATGTTCAGTCTGTTGTTATTGTTGGATTTGCATCTTTGTTTGCAAATTTATTATTCTTCTCGCCCATGCAATTGGGAACCCGGGAAGGAGGATATGCCCTTGCATTGAAATCTTTGGCTATAACTTCGGGAATCGGGGTTTATGTAAGTTTGTGTACGCGTATTCGTGAATTATTTTGGATTGCTGTTGGTGTAGCAATTATGAAATATAAATCGTTGAAATAA
- a CDS encoding SurA N-terminal domain-containing protein — protein sequence MATLEKIRSKAGLLVLVVGLALFAFIIGDFLNSGSTYFKQSQEKVAEINGEVIKIQDYQARVDEMSEVYKMQSGSTSLPEEYMTQIRESVFDAMVREIVLGEELNDLGIVVSPEELFDMVQGENISPMIQQMQMFVNPETGAFDKPALLNFLKTINDPKVASYPADQQAQLAQAKSFWMFWEKNIKQQRLEQKYTTLLSKAITANVIDAKETFNESAESSDIVYAMQSYASIPDSTIQVSDSEIEKLYNQRKSIYKQKASKVIKYVAVDIRPSKEDYDNANADIEAIKAEFSTSAKIDDIVNENSEVPYVDAFFSAAAFDNQLKEFATTAEVGAVYGPAFEGDKYRMFKLVDKTVAPDSVKVSHIMIANAGNEAAATSLADSLMNVIKNGGNFAEVAQKYSQDQSAKKGGELGWFTEVTALRGVNEDFKKAVFTTPVNGISIVKSQYGVHLVKVDDRTAVVPKYKVADIDMTVSPSSKTYSNIYNELNKYLSANSDIKKMDETAKKAGYSIFSDVTITGADQMIGTIKNSRQVVRWAFQNDKEGSVSEIFECEDKFVIAAVQESLPEGYAPVKKVAPALKAELIAQKKGEKIAADLSAKNISSLEGYAQAMGSRIDSVKFVSFGTRRITGIGVEPKVNAVVAMTPVGQLTAPVKGNNGVYVLKVYNKTKDAKVYNEAEQIKTIDAANAYRFGFQAVQSLVNNAEVVDNRVRFY from the coding sequence ATGGCTACGCTGGAAAAAATTAGAAGCAAAGCAGGACTGTTGGTACTCGTAGTAGGGCTTGCATTGTTCGCTTTTATTATTGGTGACTTTTTAAACTCCGGATCTACTTATTTTAAACAATCTCAGGAAAAGGTTGCTGAAATTAATGGAGAAGTAATTAAAATTCAGGATTATCAGGCTCGTGTCGACGAAATGTCTGAGGTTTATAAAATGCAGTCCGGCAGTACCAGTTTACCCGAAGAGTATATGACTCAGATTCGTGAGTCAGTTTTTGATGCAATGGTACGTGAGATTGTTTTAGGAGAAGAATTAAACGATTTAGGTATAGTTGTATCTCCGGAAGAACTTTTTGATATGGTTCAGGGAGAAAATATTTCACCAATGATTCAACAAATGCAAATGTTTGTAAATCCGGAAACCGGAGCTTTTGACAAACCCGCATTGCTTAACTTCTTGAAAACAATAAATGACCCAAAAGTTGCAAGCTATCCTGCAGATCAACAGGCACAACTTGCTCAGGCAAAAAGTTTCTGGATGTTTTGGGAGAAGAATATTAAACAACAACGTTTAGAACAAAAATATACAACGTTATTAAGTAAGGCTATTACTGCTAACGTAATTGACGCCAAAGAAACTTTTAATGAATCGGCAGAAAGTTCGGATATTGTTTATGCGATGCAATCATATGCTTCAATTCCTGATTCAACAATTCAGGTTTCTGACAGCGAAATTGAAAAGCTTTACAATCAGCGTAAATCTATTTACAAACAAAAGGCAAGCAAAGTTATAAAGTATGTTGCCGTTGATATTCGTCCGAGCAAAGAAGATTACGACAATGCGAATGCAGATATCGAAGCAATTAAAGCAGAATTCTCTACTTCAGCTAAAATTGATGATATTGTGAATGAGAATTCAGAAGTGCCTTATGTTGATGCGTTCTTTTCAGCAGCAGCATTTGATAATCAGCTTAAGGAGTTTGCAACGACAGCTGAAGTTGGAGCTGTATATGGTCCCGCTTTTGAAGGAGACAAATACAGAATGTTTAAGTTAGTTGATAAAACAGTTGCTCCAGATTCTGTAAAAGTAAGTCATATTATGATTGCCAATGCAGGGAATGAAGCTGCGGCGACTTCATTGGCCGATAGCTTGATGAATGTTATTAAGAATGGTGGCAATTTTGCAGAAGTGGCTCAGAAATATTCGCAGGATCAATCAGCGAAGAAAGGCGGAGAGTTGGGTTGGTTTACTGAAGTTACTGCTTTAAGAGGGGTAAACGAAGATTTCAAGAAGGCTGTTTTCACAACACCTGTAAATGGAATTTCCATTGTTAAATCACAATACGGAGTTCATTTGGTAAAAGTAGACGACAGAACTGCTGTGGTTCCAAAATACAAGGTTGCTGATATCGATATGACTGTTTCTCCAAGTTCAAAAACTTATAGTAATATTTATAATGAATTGAATAAATATCTTTCTGCTAATTCTGATATTAAAAAGATGGATGAAACAGCAAAGAAAGCAGGATACAGTATATTCTCTGATGTTACTATTACTGGTGCTGATCAAATGATCGGAACAATTAAGAACTCTCGTCAGGTAGTACGTTGGGCTTTCCAGAATGATAAAGAAGGTTCTGTTTCTGAAATTTTTGAATGTGAAGATAAATTTGTTATTGCAGCTGTACAGGAATCTCTTCCAGAAGGATACGCTCCGGTTAAAAAAGTGGCACCAGCATTGAAAGCTGAGTTAATCGCTCAAAAGAAAGGTGAAAAAATTGCTGCTGATTTGTCTGCCAAGAATATTTCATCACTTGAAGGATATGCACAAGCCATGGGATCAAGAATTGATTCAGTTAAGTTTGTTAGCTTTGGTACCCGTCGTATTACTGGAATCGGAGTTGAACCTAAAGTGAATGCAGTAGTTGCAATGACTCCTGTGGGACAGTTAACTGCTCCGGTTAAAGGAAATAATGGAGTATATGTATTGAAAGTTTATAATAAAACAAAGGATGCGAAAGTATATAATGAAGCAGAACAAATCAAGACAATTGATGCAGCTAATGCATATCGTTTCGGATTCCAGGCAGTTCAATCGTTAGTTAATAATGCTGAAGTTGTTGATAACCGTGTACGGTTTTATTAA
- a CDS encoding CDP-alcohol phosphatidyltransferase family protein: MNDLNKKEYEASLKSIETENKIDRIFYRPLGFRIAQMLRNTGITPNMVTILSIFVGVGAGYMFYFDNIIYTICGILLLIFANILDCVDGQLARLTGIKSAIGRILDGFAGDLWFASIYIGFSLRLMNEYDTPWFFALAVLSGISHLVQANITDYYKTLHLFFLSKEKGAEFQTHGQVIANYSKMKPGIDKFFFFFYKGYTLMQENVTPVLQRLLSSLRSQYQDDIPESIRLNFRKKSRDLMRYIDLLTFNGRTIVMFIVVLTGEVWTYFLYEIIVLNVVLAISIRKHEKMCLSFL; this comes from the coding sequence ATGAACGATTTAAATAAAAAAGAATACGAAGCCTCGTTAAAGTCAATTGAAACAGAAAATAAGATCGACCGGATTTTTTACCGTCCTTTAGGTTTCCGTATAGCCCAAATGTTGAGAAACACAGGCATTACTCCCAATATGGTTACAATCTTATCCATCTTTGTTGGAGTCGGTGCCGGATACATGTTTTATTTTGATAATATCATTTATACAATTTGTGGAATTTTATTATTGATTTTTGCAAATATCTTGGATTGTGTCGATGGCCAGCTGGCCAGATTAACCGGAATAAAATCGGCCATTGGTCGTATCCTTGATGGTTTTGCCGGAGATCTTTGGTTTGCATCAATTTATATAGGTTTTTCTTTACGCCTTATGAATGAATATGATACTCCCTGGTTTTTTGCTTTAGCCGTATTGTCGGGTATCTCTCATTTGGTTCAGGCCAATATTACAGATTATTATAAGACATTACATCTTTTTTTTCTCAGTAAGGAAAAAGGTGCCGAGTTTCAGACACATGGTCAGGTAATAGCTAATTACTCTAAAATGAAACCTGGTATTGATAAATTTTTCTTTTTCTTTTATAAGGGATATACATTGATGCAGGAAAATGTTACACCTGTCCTTCAGCGTTTATTGAGTAGTCTAAGGAGTCAGTATCAGGATGATATACCAGAATCTATCCGACTGAATTTTAGAAAGAAAAGTAGAGACTTGATGCGTTATATCGATTTACTCACATTCAATGGTCGTACTATAGTCATGTTTATCGTTGTGTTAACAGGAGAGGTTTGGACTTATTTTCTTTATGAAATTATTGTTCTGAATGTTGTTCTGGCAATATCCATTCGTAAACATGAGAAGATGTGCTTATCATTTCTTTAA